Proteins from a genomic interval of Oncorhynchus nerka isolate Pitt River linkage group LG13, Oner_Uvic_2.0, whole genome shotgun sequence:
- the selenoe gene encoding selenoprotein e: MWTFLLLTLAFSATGMTEENVTNTAIEERPVIAKGILKAPSVVGUAIKKMPELYTFLMERWALYHNLEYDSGEEKNPRLIFYDDKDEVVQTVPVKKMKVDEISSLLDSLGFYKRSQKGEEVPKEFQHFPLRAPRDEL; this comes from the exons ATGTGGACCTTTTTGTTGCTCACGCTGGCCTTTTCTGCCACAGGAATGACGGAAGAAAATGTCACAAATACAGCTATTGAAGAGAGACCTGTAATAGCCAAGGGCATACTAAAG GCTCCAAGTGTAGTTGGATGAGCCATCAAGAAGATGCCTGAGCTCTATACGTTCCTTATGGAGCGATGGGCATTGTA TCACAACCTGGAATATGattcaggagaggagaagaatccACGTCTGATCTTCTATGATGATAAGGATGAGGTTGTTCAG ACTGTCCCTGTGAAGAAGATGAAGGTGGATGAGATCAGTAGCCTACTGGACTCTCTGGGTTTCTACAAGAGATCtcagaagggagaggaggtgccAAAGGAGTTTCAACACTTTCCCCTGAGAGCCCCCAGGGACGAGTTGTGA
- the zgc:112294 gene encoding transmembrane protein 17A, translated as MPVFYSPIPQNLRMGLASVGGSVFTNNRTGDFSSDYNKDQDDKTVNELVSHLPLQMILYFNIFYFPCWWVSAVLMLDLKLYYLPGYYQALLVTGVVLLTICEITRLYLGYIGNLKEKVPELAGFWLISFLFQLPILLFFLTDEDIIILPLERAVHSIYLLFILSELLASFFALRAMTRKLTLLFHLRQFGEVENLHHLHHHHLHIAGKSPAFGMPYYGRTVLPMPPHTNNVHSH; from the exons ATGCCTGTGTTCTACTCCCCCATACCCCAGAACCTCCGGATGGGCCTGGCCTCTGTCGGTGGATCTGTGTTCACTAACAACAGGACAGGGGACTTTAGCAGTGACTACAACAAGGACCAGGATGATAAAACAG TCAATGAGTTGGTGTCTCACCTACCCCTTCAGATGATCCTGTACTTCAACATATTCTATTTCCCATGCTGGTGGGTCTCTGCTGTTCTCATGCTGGATCTAAAG TTGTATTACCTGCCTGGGTACTACCAGGCTCTACTTGTGACTGGAGTGGTTCTGCTTACCATCTGTGAAATCACCAGGCTCTATCTGGGCTATATCGGAAACCTCAAAGAGAAG GTGCCAGAGCTGGCTGGGTTCTGGCTGATATCCTTCCTGTTCCAGCTGCCCATTCTACTCTTCTTCCTGACTGACGAGGACATCATCATCCTCCCTCTGGAGAGGGCCGTCCACTCCATctacctcctcttcatcctctcagAGCTCCTGGCTTCCTTCTTCGCCCTCAG GGCCATGACCAGGAAGTTAACCCTGCTGTTCCACCTCAGGCAGTTTGGGGAGGTGGAAAACCTTcatcacctccaccatcaccacctccacATAGCGGGAAAGAGCCCAGCCTTCGGCATGCCATATTATGGGAGGACTGTTCTGCCCATGCCACCACACACCAATAACGTTCACAGTCACTGA